From a single Pyxicephalus adspersus chromosome 11, UCB_Pads_2.0, whole genome shotgun sequence genomic region:
- the LOC140340633 gene encoding beta-1,3-galactosyltransferase 2-like, with protein sequence MLFLTRLICSCRTKWNLIRLLLLALILFTFMVQMLTNIRQLPGELAIHIHNSFLSGRFDDAKLVRKNYTFINSHQVLYTNHSPLLDTNSSGLRRYDYIINEPNKCKGNVPFLILLVIGERWQQEARQAIRQTWGKEDFVPGVRMLRLFFLGKGLGWNDKGQRSLLEESRMFHDIIQQDYLDTYHNLSLKVIMGFNWISAHCPNASYVMKTDSDMFVNTEYLIHRLLKPDEPPKLNYFTGYLMINGTPIRNLGSKWYVPYEEYPEERYPIFCSGTGYVFSANLVHDIVQVSPSIRWIHLEDAFVGLCLDKLGVLPVAPPKLTDFNPWRVFYSDCEYNQIVTSHEMRPSDLRYLWNRLQKQKHKCVRTD encoded by the coding sequence ATGCTTTTCTTGACCCGGCTTATATGCTCTTGCAGGACTAAGTGGAACCTCATCCGTCTCCTGCTTCTGGCCttgattctttttacttttatggtGCAAATGCTTACGAATATAAGGCAGCTTCCGGGGGAACTGGCCATTCATATACACAACTCCTTTCTGTCCGGAAGATTTGATGACGCTAAGTTGGTGAGGAAGAATTACACCTTCATTAACAGTCACCAAGTTTTGTATACAAACCATTCACCTCTACTAGACACAAATTCAAGCGGACTCCGTAGATACGACTACATCATTAACGAGCCCAATAAGTGTAAAGGCAACGTTCCATTCCTTATTCTACTCGTCATTGGGGAAAGATGGCAGCAGGAAGCTCGGCAGGCCATCCGGCAAACGTGGGGAAAGGAGGACTTTGTACCTGGAGTCAGGATGCTGCggctgttttttttaggcaaggGCCTCGGGTGGAATGACAAGGGCCAGAGATCTCTCTTGGAAGAAAGTCGTATGTTCCATGATATCATTCAACAGGATTACTTGGACACCTACCACAACCTAAGCCTAAAGGTCATCATGGGTTTCAATTGGATTTCAGCGCATTGCCCGAATGCTTCATACGTCATGAAAACGGATAGCGACATGTTCGTCAACACCGAATATTTAATCCATCGTCTACTGAAACCAGATGAGCCCCCTAAACTGAACTATTTTACTGGATATTTAATGATCAATGGCACGCCTATTCGGAATTTGGGTAGCAAATGGTACGTTCCCTATgaggaatacccagaggaaagaTATCCAATCTTTTGTTCGGGGACTGGCTACGTGTTCTCTGCCAACTTGGTGCATGATATCGTCCAAGTCTCTCCAAGCATTAGATGGATCCATCTCGAGGACGCCTTTGTTGGCCTTTGTCTTGACAAGTTGGGGGTTCTGCCGGTGGCCCCACCAAAACTCACCGACTTCAACCCCTGGAGAGTGTTTTACTCTGACTGTGAATACAATCAGATTGTTACATCCCATGAAATGAGGCCGAGTGATCTCAGATATTTATGGAATAGGTTACAGAAACAGAAACACAAGTGTGTTCGAACTGATTAG
- the RCC2 gene encoding protein RCC2: MPRKKVTDGTGGRKRTAGRKRDRDEFSSDDDLDLDGSPGSDGGPNNKRGANKGGAKSQSGPAAVVVTEPEHTKEKIKLEGSKAKGQLLIFGATNWDLIGRKEVPKQQAAYRNLGQNLWGPHKYGCLAGIQVRTVASGPCAAHSLLITTEGKLWSWGRNEKGQLGHGDIKRVDSPKPIESLQDEVFVHAACGRNHTLALTENGSVYAFGENKMGQLGLGNKTDAVCSPTLILYNGQPITKVACGAEFSMIMDCKGNLYSFGCPEYGQLGHNSDGKYIARAQRIEYDCELVPRRIAIFIEKTKDGQILPVPNVVVRDIACGLNHTLALDSQKRVFSWGFGGYGRLGHAEQKDEMVPRLVKLFDFPGRGASQIYAGATCSFAVSEMGGLFFWGATNTSRDSTMYPKTVQDLCGWKVRSLACGKSSIIVAADESTISWGPSPTFGELGYGESKAKSSTTAQEVKTLDGIYSEQVAMGYSHSLVVARDETEQDKERLKKLPEYNPRTL, encoded by the exons ATGCCTAGAAAGAAGGTGACAGATGGAACCGGAGGCCGCAAGCGGACGGCGGGGAGGAAGCGGGACCGGGACGAGTTCAGCAGCGATGACGATCTGGACCTGGACGGCAGCCCTGGATCTGACGGGGGCCCTAATAACAAACGGGGGGCCAACAAAGGCGGAGCCAAATCCCAAAGCGGACCGGCTGCTGTGGTTGTTACCGAACCAGAACACACAAAGGAGAAGATA AAACTTGAAGGCTCTAAAGCTAAGGGGCAGCTATTGATTTTTGGAGCAACCAATTGGGATTTGATCGGACGTAAAGAAGTGCCTAAGCAACAAG ctgCCTATCGTAACCTCGGTCAGAACCTTTGGGGTCCACACAAATATGGATGCCTTGCAGGGATACAAGTACGAACGGTGGCGTCAGGCCCGTGTGCGGCTCACAGCCTGCTGATTACCACAGAGGGGAAGTTGTGGAGTTGGG GGCGTAACGAAAAGGGCCAGCTGGGACATGGGGATATAAAGAGAGTAGATTCCCCGAAGCCTATCGAGAGCCTCCAGGACGAGGTGTTTGTACACGCTGCTTGTGGTCGCAACCACACCTTGGCATTGACAG AGAATGGATCTGTATACGCCTTTGGGGAGAACAAGATGGGTCAGCTTGGCCTGGGGAACAAGACCGATGCCGTCTGCAGCCCGACTCTG ATCCTGTACAATGGGCAACCCATCACTAAAGTGGCCTGCGGGGCCGAGTTCAGTATGATCATGGACTGTAAAGGAAATCTGTATTCGTTTGGTTGCCCCGAGTATGGACAGCTGG GTCACAACTCTGACGGTAAATATATCGCACGGGCACAGCGAATTGAATACGACTGCGAATTGGTCCCACGCAGGATTGCCATATTCATAGAAAAAACCAAGGACGGCCAAATTCTCCCCGTGCCCAACGTGGTGGTGCGAGATATAGCTTGCGGCTTGAACCACACG CTGGCTCTGGACTCCCAGAAACGTGTCTTCTCCTGGGGCTTTGGGGGCTACGGACGGCTGGGACACGCCGAGCAGAAAGACGAGATGGTCCCAAGACTCGTGAAGCTGTTTGATTTCCCAGGCCGTGGGGCCTCCCAGATCTACGCCGGAGCCACCTGCTCGTTTGCAGTCAGTGAGATGG GTGGTCTGTTCTTCTGGGGAGCTACAAACACCTCTCGTGATTCCACCATGTACCCCAAAACCGTGCAGGATCTGTGTGGCTGGAAGGTTCGAAGTCTGGCCTGCGG GAAAAGCAGTATTATTGTTGCAGCGGATGAAAGCACAATCAGTTGGGGTCCATCACCGACATTTGGAGAGCTG GGTTATGGAGAAAGCAAAGCTAAATCCTCCACTACGGCTCAGGAAGTGAAAACTTTGGATGGTATTTATTCCGAACAG GTTGCCATGGGCTATTCTCATTCTCTGGTGGTTGCACGTGACGAAACCGAGCAGGACAAAGAACGTCTGAAGAAGCTCCCAGAATATAACCCACGCACCCTGTGA
- the LOC140340334 gene encoding protein-arginine deiminase type-1-like (The sequence of the model RefSeq protein was modified relative to this genomic sequence to represent the inferred CDS: added 181 bases not found in genome assembly): MAERRAIRLTGTNPTYEVCVVGEEIAIDIYRSIPRRADTFDVLGSSNIDVFMVYNSRNVKKPGKGEKWPLDKGIKVRISPNKPSENLKDSKVKVSYYTSGNDLVGSAMLYVTSVALSLDADVNRVGFVSRGIKNKDSWSWGPKGQGAILLVNCDRDRNSLGMADNEDQGAPNASDVKDMSPMILTAEGPDEIFDDYRIVLEIDSRDSRRLRVYRQGKFQFMHVLGMGKLAYEVQRKNLDEIKFYVEGLQFPDADFSGLVKIKVKFQRISDYADIFSESLVFRMAPWIMTPNTQKPIEVYVCNVNNNADFLKRLKRFVEKSRAELNICMSGMNRGDRWIQDEMEFGYCEAPHKRFPVVFDSPRDRGLKDFPYLEVLGPDFGYVTREANPDEIDTLDSFGNLEVSPPVTASGKNYPLGRILYGGSLQNPKLRMNKVITDFLEAQLVQAPVQLYSTWLLVGHIDEFMSFVPAADKRGFRLLLASPKVCLDLFNQKKKEGYGSAVMFEGVEKDKLTIDDILADESLMDSSQFCQECIDINREIMKKELGLTEANIIDIPMLYQCNSPKKDAESYFPDMVNMLVLGNNLGIPKPFGPKINGMCCLEEKVRSLLEPLGLTCYFLDDFDTYHKYLGEIHCGTNVVRKPFSFKWWVYEP; encoded by the exons ATGGCAGAGAGGAGGGCGATCCGTCTGACCGGCACCAACCCAACGTACGAGGTGTGCGTGGTGGGCGAGGAGATCGCCATCGACATCTACAG gttaaGGTCTCCTATTACACCTCAGGGAATGACCTGGTGGGCAGTGCCATGCTGTACGTGACAAGTGTGG ctCTTTCCCTGGACGCTGATGTGAACAGAGTTGGCTTTGTTAGCAGAGGAATAAAAAACAAG GATTCATGGAGCTGGGGGCCCAAAGGGCAAGGGGCCATCCTGCTGGTGAACTGCGACCGAGACCGAAACAGCCTCGGGATGGCAGACAATGAGGACCAGGGAGCACCCAATGCTTCAG ATGTGAAGGACATGTCCCCGATGATCCTGACAGCAGAGGGCCCCGATGAGATCTTTGATGACTACAGAATAGTCCTGGAAATAGATTCACGTGACTCCAGAAGACTTCGTGTATATCGTCAAGGAA AATTCCAGTTCATGCATGTCCTTGGGATGGGAAAACTGGCATACGAGGTCCAGCGCAAGAACTTGGACGAGATAAAATTCTACGTGGAGGGGCTCCAGTTCCCTGACGCCGATTTTTCTGGACTCGTTAAAATCAAAGTCAAGTTTCAGAGGATTAGTGATTAT GCTGATATCTTCTCCGAGAGCTTGGTATTCAGAATGGCTCCATGGATCATGACCCCCAACACCCAGAAGCCTATTGAGGTCTACGTCTGCAA TGTGAACAACAATGCAGATTTTCTTAAACGGCTGAAGCGATTTGTTGAAAAGTCCCGGGCGGAACTCAACATTTGTATGTCTGGTATGAACCGCGGGGACCGCTGGATTCAG GATGAAATGGAATTTGGCTACTGTGAGGCTCCTCACAAGCGCTTTCCGGTTGTGTTTGACTCACCAAGAGACCGAGGACTCAAGGATTTCCCATATTTGGAAGTGCTG GGACCAGATTTTGGTTATGTGACTCGGGAAGCAAACCCAGATGAAATCGACACCCTGGACTCCTTTGGAAATCTGGAAGTCAGCCCACCGGTGacagccagtgggaagaattatcctctgggcaggatcctctatGGCGGCAGCCTGCAGAA CCCAAAGCTGCGGATGAACAAGGTGATCACAGACTTCCTGGAGGCCCAGCTGGTGCAAGCGCCGGTCCAGCTCTACTCTACCTGGCTGTTAGTGGGCCACATCGATGAATTCATGAGCTTTGTTCCAGCTGCAGATAAGAGG GGTTTCCGTCTCTTACTAGCAAGCCCCAAGGTGTGTCTGGATCTGTTCAAtcagaagaagaaggaaggttATGGAAGCGCCGTCATGTTTGAAG GTGTGGAGAAAGACAAATTAACTATAGATGATATCTTAGCCGATGAATCATTGATGGATTCTTCCCAGTTCTGCCAG GAGTGCATTGATATTAACAGGGAGATCATGAAGAAGGAACTGGGGCTGACCGAAGCCAACATCATTGACATTCCAATGCTCTACCAATGCAACTCCCCCAAGAAAGATGCCGAGTCTTATTTTCCCGACATG GTCAACATGCTGGTCCTGGGAAACAATCTCGGCATTCCTAAGCCATTCGGCCCAAAGATTAACGGGATGTGCTGCTTAGAGGAGAAGGTCCGCTCCCTGCTAGAACCTTTGGGCCTAACCTGCTACTTCTTGGACGACTTCGACACTTACCACAAATACCTCGGAGAGATCCACTGCGGCACCAACGTGGTCAGGAAACCTTTCAGCTTCAAGTGGTGGGTTTATGAACCATAA